A stretch of Rhinoderma darwinii isolate aRhiDar2 chromosome 4, aRhiDar2.hap1, whole genome shotgun sequence DNA encodes these proteins:
- the EEF1A1 gene encoding elongation factor 1-alpha 1 translates to MGKEKVHINIVVIGHVDSGKSTTTGHLIYKCGGIDKRTIEKFEKEAAEMGKGSFKYAWVLDKLKAERERGITIDISLWKFETARYYVTIIDAPGHRDFIKNMITGTSQADCAVLIVAAGVGEFEAGISKNGQTREHALLAYTLGVKQLIVGVNKMDSTEPPYSQKRYEEIVKEVSTYIKKIGYNPDTVAFVPISGWNGDNMLEPSANMPWFKGWSITRKEGKGSGTTLLEALDCILPPSRPTDKPLRLPLQDVYKIGGIGTVPVGRVETGVLKPGMVVTFAPVNVTTEVKSVEMHHEALTEAVPGDNVGFNVKNVSVKDVRRGNVAGDSKNDPPLEAGSFTAQVIILNHPGQISAGYAPVLDCHTAHIACKFAELKEKIDRRSGKKLEENPKSLKSGDAAIVEMVPGKPMCVESFSDYPPLGRFAVRDMRQTVAVGVIKAVEKKAPGAGKVTKSAQKAQKTK, encoded by the exons ATGGGAAAGGAAAAGGTGCACATCAACATTGTGGTCATTGGACACGTAGATTCTGGCAAGTCCACAACAACCGGACATCTCATCTACAAATGCGGTGGTATTGACAAGCGTACCATCGAGAAGTTTGAGAAGGAGGCCGCTGAG ATGGGCAAGGGCTCCTTCAAGTACGCTTGGGTCTTGGACAAACTGAAGGCTGAACGTGAGCGTGGTATTACCATTGATATCTCCCTGTGGAAATTCGAGACCGCTAGATACTATGTCACAATTATTGATGCCCCTGGACACAGAGATTTCATCAAGAACATGATCACTGGTACTTCTCAG GCTGACTGCGCTGTATTGATTGTCGCTGCTGGCGTGGGTGAGTTTGAGGCTGGTATCTCAAAGAACGGACAAACCCGTGAGCACGCTCTCCTGGCATACACTCTGGGTGTTAAGCAGCTCATTGTTGGTGTCAACAAGATGGATTCCACTGAACCACCATACAGCCAAAAGAGATACGAAGAAATTGTAAAGGAAGTCAGCACTTACATTAAGAAGATTGGATACAACCCCGATACCGTTGCCTTTGTGCCCATCTCTGGTTGGAACGGTGACAACATGCTTGAACCTAGTGCCAAC ATGCCCTGGTTCAAGGGATGGAGCATCACCCGCAAAGAAGGAAAGGGCAGTGGAACTACCCTGCTTGAAGCTCTTGACTGCATTCTGCCACCAAGCCGCCCCACCGACAAGCCTCTTCGTCTGCCTCTTCAGGACGTCTACAAGATTGGTG GTATTGGTACAGTACCTGTTGGTCGTGTGGAAACTGGTGTCCTGAAACCAGGCATGGTGGTTACCTTTGCCCCAGTCAATGTAACAACTGAAGTTAAGTCTGTCGAAATGCACCATGAAGCTTTGACTGAGGCTGTGCCCGGTGACAACGTTGGATTCAACGTAAAGAACGTCTCAGTCAAGGACGTTCGTCGTGGTAACGTTGCTGGTGACAGCAAGAACGACCCACCCCTTGAGGCTGGTAGTTTCACTGCACAG GTTATTATCCTGAACCACCCTGGCCAGATCAGTGCTGGGTATGCACCTGTGCTTGATTGCCACACTGCTCACATTGCTTGCAAGTTTGCTGAGCTGAAGGAGAAGATCGATCGTCGTTCTGGTAAGAAACTGGAAGAAAACCCCAAGTCCCTGAAGTCAGGTGATGCCGCCATCGTTGAAATGGTCCCAGGCAAACCCATGTGTGTGGAGAGTTTCTCTGACTATCCTCCTCTTG GACGCTTTGCTGTTCGTGACATGAGGCAGACTGTTGCTGTTGGTGTGATCAAGGCCGTTGAGAAGAAGGCACCTGGTGCTGGCAAAGTTACAAAGTCTGCTCAGAAGGCCCAGAAAACCAAATGA